A window from Thalassophryne amazonica chromosome 15, fThaAma1.1, whole genome shotgun sequence encodes these proteins:
- the LOC117526927 gene encoding gastrula zinc finger protein XlCGF8.2DB-like — translation MDHKLSDVLVKTAETQQRTDKAEELPFEQQDWNLDRGHRNPLHIKEEEEERWILQDEDQVQEVGKTDVTVKSEHEEKPQTSQIHHSQAESNSQKNLKTGSNEINCEGPEPASNFSYLQPDIDDKTLGSYKYVTEDNDSADSDFWKETRERQPGSHDKCNVGLGLGNVEKPFSCSKCGKIFSSRHHFRRHVSVTFMCPECGQRFGCKNSLKIHMTHTGEKPFSCTECGRKFSSERSVVIHTKIHTGEKPFSCTECGHKFISKRNLVIHRRIHTGEKPFSCAKCSKRFGVKCALIKHLRIHSDKPKGKPFICVLCDKEFKQVKNLRLHAKIHTGEKPFCCTVCQKKFTWKISLVRHHCGGKISH, via the exons ATGGACCACAAACTGTCTGATGTACTTGTAAAAACCGCAGAGACGCAGCAGAGAACAG ATAAGGCAGAAGAGCTTCCCTTTGAGCAACAGGACTGGAATCTGGACCGGGGCCACCGCAACCCTCTGCACAttaaagaggaagaggaggaacgCTGGATCCTTCAGGATGAAGATCAGGTTCAAGAGGTGGGGAAGACTGATGTCACAGTCAAGAGTGAACATGAAGAGAAACCTCAGACCTCACAGATTCACCACAGTCAAGCTGAAAGCAACTCACAGAAAAACCTGAaaacaggaagtaatgaaatcaaCTGTGAAGGACCAGAACCTGCCAGCAACTTTAGTTATCTACAACCAGATATTGATGACAAGACTTTAGGCTCTTACAAATATGTGACTGAAGACAATGACAGTGCTGACAGTGACTTTTGGAAGGAGACCAGGGAACGTCAGCCCGGATCACATGATAAATGTAatgttgggttagggttaggtaatgttgagaaaccatttagctgctcCAAGTGTGGTAAAATATTTTCATCCAGACATCATTTCAGGAGACACGTGAGTGTAACATTTATGTGCCCTGAGTGTGGGCAACGATTTGGCTGCAAGAACAGTCTGAAGATCCACATGACTCACACAGGAGAAAAACCTTTTAGTTGCACTGAGTGTGGTCGTAAATTTAGCTCTGAGAGAAGTGTGGTAATACACACaaaaattcatacaggagaaaaaccttTTAGTTGCACTGAGTGTGGTCATAAATTTATCTCTAAGAGAAATTTGGTAATACACagaagaattcatacaggagagaaaccgttTAGTTGTGCTAAGTGTAGTAAAAGATTTGGAGTCAAGTGTGCGCTGATCAAGCACCTGAGAATTCATTCAGATAAGCCAAAAGGGAAACCCTTCATCTGCGTATTATGTGATAAAGAATTTAAACAAGTGAAAAACCTGAGACTACATGCAaagattcacacaggagagaaaccctTCTGCTGCACTGTGTGCCAGAAAAAATTTACATGGAAAATCTCCTTGGTACGTCATCATTGTGGTGgcaaaatatcacattaa
- the LOC117526383 gene encoding gastrula zinc finger protein XlCGF8.2DB-like, with translation MDHKLSDVLVKTEETQQRTDKAEEELPFEQQDWNLDRGHCNPPHIKEEEEERWILQDGDQVQEVGKTDVTVKSEHEEKPQTSQIHHSQAESNSQKNMKTGSSEINCEGPEPASNFSYLQADIDDKTLVSYKYVTEDNDSADSDFWKETRERQPGSHDKCNVGLGLGNVEKPFSCSKCGKIFSSRHHFRRHVSGTFMCPECGQRFGCKNSLKIHMTHTGEKPFSCTECGRKFSSERSVVIHTKIHTGEKPFSCTECGRKFIYERDLVIHRRIHTGEKPFSCAKCSKRFGVKCALIKHLRIHSNEPKGKPFICALCDKEFKQVKNLRLHAKIHTGEKPFCCTVCQKKFTWKISLVRHHCGGKISH, from the exons ATGGACCACAAACTGTCTGATGTACTTGTAAAAACCGAAGAGACGCAGCAGAGaacag ATAAGGCAGAAGAAGAGCTTCCCTTTGAGCAACAGGACTGGAATCTGGACCGGGGCCACTGCAACCCTCCGCACAttaaagaggaagaggaggaacgCTGGATCCTTCAGGATGGAGATCAGGTTCAAGAGGTGGGGAAGACTGATGTCACAGTCAAGAGTGAACATGAAGAGAAACCTCAGACCTCACAGATTCACCACAGTCAAGCTGAGAGCAACTCACAGAAAAACATGAAAACAGGAAGTAGTGAAATCAACTGTGAAGGACCAGAACCTGCCAGCAACTTTAGTTATCTACAAGCAGATATTGATGACAAGACTTTAGTGTCTTACAAATATGTGACTGAAGACAATGACAGTGCTGACAGTGACTTTTGGAAGGAGACCAGGGAACGTCAGCCCGGATCACATGATAAATGTAatgttgggttagggttaggtaatgttgagaaaccatttagctgctcCAAGTGTGGTAAAATATTTTCATCCAGACATCATTTCAGGAGACATGTGAGTGGAACATTTATGTGCCCTGAGTGTGGGCAACGATTTGGCTGCAAGAACAGTCTGAAGATCCACATGACTCACACAGGAGAAAAACCTTTTAGTTGCACTGAGTGTGGTCGTAAATTTAGCTCTGAGAGAAGTGTGGTAATACACACaaaaattcatacaggagaaaaaccttTTAGTTGCACTGAGTGTGGTCGTAAATTTATCTATGAGAGAGATTTGGTAATACACagaagaattcatacaggagagaaaccgttTAGTTGTGCTAAGTGTAGTAAAAGATTTGGAGTCAAGTGTGCGCTGATCAAGCACCTGAGAATTCATTCAAATGAGCCAAAAGGGAAACCCTTCATCTGCGCATTATGTGATAAAGAATTTAAACAAGTGAAAAACCTGAGACTACATGCAAAGATTCACACGGGAGAGAAACCCTTCTGCTGCACTGTGTGCCAGAAAAAATTTACATGGAAAATCTCCTTGGTACGTCATCATTGTGGTGgcaaaatatcacattaa